GTCCGTGGTGCCGTGCCGGTGGTTCACCACCGCCACGAGCGCCTCGATCTTCTCGAGGTACTCCGCGTACTCCGGCACGTCCTGGCGCGACGGCATGAGCTGCGCGATGAAGGTCACGTTCTCGCGGAACTCGGGGTGCTGCGTCAGGAACAGATCGAAGGCGGTGAAGCCGCGCAGCACGTTCTTCGACAGGTCCGCGCGGTCCACGCGCAGGATCATGTGCTCGCGCCGCCGGCGCAGGAGCTCCTCCTCGTACTCGCGCACCTGCAGCCTCGCCGCGGTGCGCGTGAAGCTCTCGGCGGAGATCGGCAGGGGATAAGCGCGCACCCACACCTCGCGTCCCTCGAAGTGCACGACGCCCGCGTCCTCGTCCACGTCCATGTCGAACAGCTCGCGGCAGCAGAGCAGGAAGTTACGCTTGTAGGAGCGCGTGTGGAACCCGACGATGTCGTTGGACAGGATGCCCTCGAAGATCTCCTCGCGGAGGTCGCGCGGCAGCACGCGCCAGGCGTCCGGCTGGGTCCACGGGATGTGGACGAAGTGGTGCAGGAACGCGTCCGGCGCGGAGCGGCGGATCGTGCGCGGCGCTGTGTACAGGTGGTAGTCGTGCAGCATCACCACGGCGTCCTCGCCATCGATCTCCTCGAGCACGGCGCGCGCGAGGTCGTCGTTGACGGCGCGGTAGCCGCGCTCGAACGCGTCCACCTCGTTCTGCCGGATGTCGGGCGCGTTCGACAGATCCCACAGGTAGTGCTGGATGAACCAGAGAAGGGGGTTGGCCACGACGTTGTAGAAGCGGTCGTACGCCTCGGGGTCGCTCTCCACGAGTCGCACGCGGTAGGAGACGTCGTCCACCTCGCAGTCGAACGCCCGGCCGCCGTGCTCACGGCTCTGCCGCGCGTCCTCCTCGGTCATCGCGGACGCCACCCACAGCGCGTCGCGGTGGTTCACGAGGCCGGTGAGCGCCGTTACGAGGCCTCCGCCGCCGCGCGTGACGTGGACCTCACCCTCCTCATCCCGCTCGAACGTGGCGGGACCGCGGTTCGAGACGAGTACGAGTCGGGCGTTCTGGGTCATGCGGAGTCAGAGAAGATGCGCAGCCAGTCTCTGAGAAGCCTAGGGGTCAGGAAGTGCCGGCGCACGTGCTCCTTACCCGCACGGGCCAGCTGCTTACCAAGCTCGGGCTCCTTGAGGATCTCGAGCGAACGCCGCGCGCACTGCTCCGGCGAGGACACGAGGAAGCCCGTCTCGCCGTCCTTCACCTGCAACGGGATGCCTCCGACGTCGCCGCCGATGAACGGGCGGGCCTTCCACAGCGCCTCTGACACGGTGAGGCCGAAGCCCTCGCGGGTGGACTTCTGGATCACCACGTCCGCCTGCGACTGGAACGCGTTCACCTCGATCGCGCCCACGTTGTTCAGGTTGTTGAGGATCTTGATGTCCGGATCGCCCTGCGCGTACTCGAGCGTGGAGTTGAAGAACTCCCAGCCCTCCGGGTCGTCCGTGGCCATCGAGCCCACGAGCGCGAGTTGCACCTCGGGGAGCTGCTCGGTGACCTGGCGATAGGCGTCGATCACGCCGATCGGGTCCTTCCAGGGGTCGAAGCGCGACACCTGGCAGATCAGCGGCCGGTCCACGTCCACGCCGAACTGGTCGCACACGAAGGCGGCGTCCTCCGGCGAGAGCGCCATGTTCTTCGGCGAGAGCGGGTCGATCGCCGGCGGACAGATGTGGATCTTCTGATCGCTCGCGCCGTTCAGCCCCGAGGGGACGTAGTCCTGAAGGTGGAACACGGAGTCGTCGTACTCGCGCACGAGCGGCACCACGTGCTCGATCGTCTCGGGGTTCGGCGTGGAGAGGTCGATGTGGCAGCGCCACACCCACTTGCGCGCCTTCTCCGGCACGTGCTGGCGGACCGCCGCCGGCTGCGGGTCGTGGACGATCACCACGTCCCACCCGTCGGAGAGCTCGAGCGCGTTGATGCGGTTGTAGCGCTCGTAGATCACCCACTCATCGTCCGAGATCGTCTGCTCGGAGCCCTGCAGCGAGTTGTGCATCAGCTTGGTGACGTTGTAGAACTCCTCGCGGCCGATCATGATCTGCCACTCGGCCTCGATCCCGACGTCGCGCATCAGCGGCACGAGCGTGTAGAGGATCTCCGACACGCCGCCGCCGAACGCGGTCGCGGATAGGTGAAGCACCTTCAACCCCTGAAGCGCTTCCGCCAGCTCGCGAATCTCCTCCACGAGCGGCCGTCCAACCAAATGCGTGTAATCCGCAAGGCTCTTGTGGCCTACGGCCACGGGCTGCAGCAAACCGACACTCCTTGTTAGGTCGCGTTCCGATCGACGGACGTGTTCTCAGGTCCCCCGCGCAAGCCGGGAGCCTACTGTTCGTCGTGCCTGAGGTATTTGACGAGGCGAACCCGGTCCGGACCGAAGTCGCACTCGTCGACCGTCGCCCGGATGATCGCTTGGCCAAGTTCCTGCTCCTCCGCCGAGACGGTGGCGCTGTGCGGTCCACCTATCTCGAGGACGAGGCGGTCGTCTTCGAGCTCGAAGCCGCAGCTGAGCTGCTCCTCGGAGTTCTCCCCGACGAAGGCGGTGGCGGCCTCTGTGACCGCCAGCTTGAGGTCCGCGACGTCCTCCGGTTCGAGCGATGTGAGGCGGCATACGGCCGAGAGCGCGAGCCGCGTGAGGACTATGTATTCGGGCTTGGCGGGCACCTTCAGGCGCACGCTGCGGGTGCTGCTCTCGACCTGGGTCATCGGCTCTCCGTTTCCTGTGCGCCCGCAAGGCTAAACGCAACGCGCTCCATCCCGGCGTCTAGCTCCTCGATCAGGCGCGCGTGAAGGCGCGGACCGGCGCTCGCCACCACTGACATCTGGTGCTCCGGCCCCGATCCGAGCAGCGGCCGATCGGCGAGGGAGCGGCCCGCGGCGTCCGTGACGATGGCGCCCGCCTCCTCGAGGCAGAGCGTGGCCGCCGCGATGTCGTACGGCGTGTTGTTGAGCACCGCGCCGCCGCCCACACGCTCGAACTCGGAACGCGTGACGGGCAGCTCGTCGATGAGGCGGGGGCCGGGCTCGATGTAGGCGTCGAGCTGCCCGGTGAGCACGCGCGTCATGTCGTAGCTCGCGGAGCCGAGCTCGAAGGACCCGCCGCCCACCGACGAGCCCTCGATCAGCGGGCCGAGCAGCTCCATGTAGAGCCGCACCGGCCGGCCGCGGAAGCCGTAGACCCAGAACATGCGGTCGAGCCGCTCGTTGGGCGAGAGCCGCACCGGCGGTCCCTCCACAAGGCCCCTGCCGCGCTCGGCGAGGAACACGGTGCCAGATGGGATCTCCACCACGCAGCCCACGCTCACCTCGCCCATCGTCACGCCCTCGTGAAGCGGTGCCGCGGCCACGGACACGCAGCAGGATTCGAAGCCCGCGAGCGCGGGGCGCGTGCCGTCGATCGGGTCGACGATGAGCACGGTGTCCGCCTCTCCGCCCGGGAGCACGAGGCCGCGGTCCTCCGAGTAGAAGGCCACGTTCGGCGCTCGCTCGGCGAGGAACGACGCGAGCAGCTCCTCGGCTTCGGCGTCGATCGCGAAGGTCACGTCCCCGCCCTTGGCGAGCTGCTCCTCGTGTGCCCGCGCCGCGTGCGAGCCGAGCAGTGGCAGGACTCGTTCCCGCAGCGCGAGCGCGAGCTGGCGCGTGAGCGCCGGCAGCTCGTTCAAGGAGTGGCGCTGGAGGGTCGTGGCGCCAGCGTGACGGTGACGTTGCGGTGGTTGTGGCCGTTCACGACCGAGAGCGTGACCTTCGTGCCCGGGTCGCGCGAGGCGATCAGGTTTCCGAGATCGGTCGAGCCGCGGACCGGCTTGCCGTCCACCGCGACGATCGCATCGCCGCCCTTTGGGATCCGTGAGTCACCCTGGAAGCTGATCACGCTCGTGCCCGCCTGCAGGTGCGCCTTGGCGGCGGGGCTGCCCGGCTCCACCTTTGCCACCAGCGCGCCCGTCTGGGCGTCGATGCCGAGGTGCTGCGCGAGCTGCGGGTAGAGGTCTACCGAGCTCACCCCGATGTACGAGTAGCTGACCTTGCCATTGCTCTTCAGCTGGTCGATCGAGCGGCGGACGGTGTTCACCGGAACGGCAAAGCCCACTCCCTCGCCGCCGCCGCCCGTGGACTTGATCTGCGAGTTGATCCCGATCACCTGACCCCTGGCGTTCAGCAGCGGGCCGCCGGAGTTGCCGTGGTTGATCGCGGCGTCCGTCTGGATGGCGTTGTTGATGTCGAAGGAGGTGAGGGAGGTGATGCTGCGGTTCACGCCCGAGATCACTCCAACCGATAGCGATTGCTCCTCGCCGAACGGGCTACCGATGGCCGCCACCGGCGCCCCCACGATCAGCCTGGCGGAGTTGCCCAGCGGGAGCGGCGTGAGCTTGAGGCCGCTCGGCGAGACCTTGAGCAGTGCGACGTCCGCATTCGGATCGTCGCCCACGATCTTCGCGGGCACGCGGTCGTGGTTCGGGAACTCGATGTAGACCGCGCTGGCGCGCTTGATGTTGGCTCCGGTGCCGGAGGTGACCACGTGCGCGTTGGTGGCGATGTCGCCGTTGCCGTCGAGCACGAAGCCCGAGCCGAGTGCCTCCTCGCTGGGAGATCCGCCGCCGCCGAAGAGCCCGCCGCCGCTGCTGCCCGGCAGCACCGAGATCACGGTGACCACGCCGGGCGCGTACTGGTGATAGATCGCGGCCGCGTTGAAGCCGCCGGCCACCTCGCCGCCCCCACGGCCCACAACCTGGACCTTCGTGTTCTGGACTGTCACCGGCCCGGAGCCGGCCACGGTGCTGCTGCTGCTGCTGCCGCCTCCGCCGCCACCACCGCAGCCCACGGCGGCGAGCGCCGCCGTGGCGCAGATGAGAGCTGCCGCACGCCTCACGCGGAGCCGTTTCGGTCCGCTGCCGGCAGAGCGAGCGTAAAGGCTGTCTTCCCGGGCTGTGAGCGAAGCTCGATCTTGCCGCTCATGCGGTTGGCCAGCTCGCGCGCGATCGCGAGGCCGAGGCCCGAGCCGCGCGCGGCGTCACCGGTGAAGAAGCGCTCGAACACGCGGTCGGCCGCGGGACCGGGCACGCCCGGACCGGTGTCGGCCACCGTGATCTCTGCTGTTCCGTTGATTCGGTCCGCGGACACGGTGACTCGAGTTCCCTCCGGGGTGTGACGCAGCGCGTTGTCGAGCAGGATACGCATGATCTGGGCTACCCGTTCCCGATCACAAATAGCCTCAACATCGGCCTCGGGCAGGCTCAGCTGGAGCCTGGTGTGGTGGTTTGTGACGGCCGGCGTGAACTCTCCGGCCACCTCGCGGGCGAGCTCTGAGAGGTCCACGTCCTCAGGGTTGAGCTCGAGGGAGCCGGCGTCGATTCGCGACAGGTCGAGCAGCGACACGGCCAGCTTCTGCAGCCGCTCCACCTGCTCGCGCATCAGCCACAGGAACTCGGTGCGCGTGTCCTCGTCGAGCTCCTCGTCCTGGAGCAGCTCCACGAAGCCGCCGAGCGAGAAGATCGGCGTGCGCAGCTCGTGTGACGCGTTGGCGATGAACTCGCGGCGGGCGCTGTCCACCCGCGCGAGCTGCACCTGCATCTCGTTGAAGGTGCGGGTGAGCTGGCCGAGCTCGTCCTCGGAGTCCTCCGGCAGCGGCTCGATGAAGTTGCCCGCCGCCACCTCCTTGGCGGCCATCTCGAGCCGGCGCACGCGGCGCGCGAGCGCCCAGGCAACCGCGTAGCCGCCGATCAGCGCGATGAGCAGAGCGATGCCGCCCGCGATCAGCAGCCGGTTGCGAATCAGCGCCACTGCGTCGCGCACGTCCGCGAGGTCGCGCGCGTAGACCACGATGGCCTTCGGCCGCTTCTGGCCGGCGCGCTTGATCGGGACGGCTGCCTGGGCGGTGCGGCGGCCGTTGACGTTCTCCACGCCCGCCTCGATGTGGCCGGTCCTGTAGGCCTCGCTGGCCAGCGCGCGGCTGGCGCTCACCTCGGGCGACACGCGCGAGTTGTAGGTGAGCCACAGCTCGGGTGGCTGCTGGAAGACGGTCACGTCGGCGTCCGCGCTGTCGCCCACCGAGCGCACGAAGTCGTCCCTTTCCTGCTCGGTCTGCTTCGACGCCAGCGTGTCCACGAAGCCCGAGCTGAACACCGGCACCACACGCCGCAGCTCGTTCACGCGCTGCTTCTCGAGGTTGGTCTGCAGCTGGGGCACGACGACGATGAAGATCACGGCGAACGCGACCGCGATCACAGCGAAGAACACCAGCGCCAGCTTGTTTCCCAGGGACCGTGCCGGGGGCAGCGGCAGCTTCATCGGTCGCGGAAGTGGTACCCCACCCCGCGCACCGTGAAGAGGAACTCAGGATCCTTCGGATCGCGCTCGATCTTCTCGCGCAGGTGCCTGATGTGGACGTCGATGGTGCGTGGGTCCCGGTAGGACGAGTCGCCCCAGAGGCGGTCGAGGATCATGGTGCGGCTGAACACGCGCCCAGGGTTACGCGCCAGGATCGAGAGGATCTCGAACTCCACGTAGGTGAGCCGCACCGGCTCGCCCCGGATCTCGACGGTGCGCTTGGCGAAGTCGATGCTCAGCTCACCGGCGGCGAGCGGCTCCTCGTCGCGCTGCTCTTCGCGCAGGAGATCCGAGCGGCGCAGCACCGCCTTCACCCGGCTGCGGAACTCGCGCATCGAGAATGGCTTGGTGATGTAGTCGTCCGCGCCGAGTTCGAGCCCGAGCACCTTGTCGAACTCCTCCGCCTTGGCGGTGAGCATGATGATCGGCACGCTCGACTGAGCGCGGATCTGGCGGCACACGTCGAACCCGTCGAGCTTCGGCAGCATCACGTCGAGCACGATGAGGTCGAAGTTCTGGACGCGGCAGCGCTCGAGCGCCTCTTCGCCGTCGAGCGCGGGCACAACCTCGTAGCCCTCCTTGCGGAGGGGATATGACAACAGCTTCTGGACCGACTGCTCGTCGTCTACCAGAAGGATGCGAGCGGGCTGTGGCGACATCGTCTCTGGGGGTGCAGCAAACGTCGCCCCCAGGAGATTGTAGGTTCCTTTCGTGGTGACGCTCGCACCGTGATCGAGCCGCGCCTGTATCGCGCGGCGTTCCTTCCGGCGCTGCTGGCCCTGATCGTGGCGGCATTCTCGCTGGAGAGCCGTCCTGCGCCCCTGCCGCAGACGCTGGCGGCGGACGTCCTGTTCCAGGGCAAGACCGCCGCGGCGAGGACCACGAGGCTCGTCACGGCGTTCCCGGATCGCCGCCCGGGGACCAGCGGCGACCGCCGCGCCGGCCTGCTCGTGGCGCGCGAATTCGCGGCAGACGGCTTCACCACGGTGCTCGACCACTTCCAGGACGACGACGGCCGGCCGCTGATGAACGTCATTGGCAGGCGCGCCGGTGCGTCCCGCCACCAGATCGTGATCGTGGCTGCGCGCGACGCCGGCTCGGTGCCCGACGCGCCGTCAAGCGGGGCGTCCACGGCCGCCCTCGAGGAGATCGCACGAGTACTGCAGGGCACGCCGTCGCGCAAGACGATCACGCTCGCATCGGTGGACGGCTCGACGCTCGGCGAGCTGGGGGTCCACCGCCTGCTCGAGAAGCTGCCCGACCGCGACAAGGTGGAGACGGTGCTCGTGCTGTCGAACATGGGGGCGGCCGGGCCGCGAGTGCCGCCGCTGCAGGAGTGGTCGAACGGCTCCCAGCGGATCGGCGTATCGCTCGAGCGGACGGCGGCGCTCTCCGAAAGCGAGGAGCTCGGCCGGGAGCCGCGGAGCAGCGGAGCCGCCGCGCAGATGATCCGGCTCGCGTTCCCGATCGGCGTGGGCGCGCAGGGGCCGCTGCTCGAGGCCGGGCTCGACGCGGTGCGCTTCTCCGGGAGCGGCGAGCTGCCGCCGCCGGCGGACAAGCAGGGGCTCCTGGCGCTCAGGCCCGACCGCCTCGGCTCGCTCGGGCGCGCGGCACTGCGCACGGTCTTCGCAGTCGACCAGAGCCCGGGGCCGCCCGACCGCGGGCCCACCTCATACGTGACGATCGCGGGGAACCTGCTGCCCCAGTGGGCTGTCGCGCTCGTCGGGCTGTCGCTCATCCTGCCCGCGCTCGTGGCGTCTATCGACGGCTTCGCCCGCGCGCGGCGGCGCCGGGAGCCGGTGGGCCGCTTCGGCCGCTGGCTGCTCGCGGCCGTGCTCGCAATGGTGGTGGGCCTCGTGGTGGCCAAGCTGATGGTGCTCGTGGGCATCATCGCCAGTCCGCCCGAGAGCCCCGTGGCGCCGGACCTGCGCCCGGTGCACGGCGGCGACGTTGCCGTGATGGGCGTGCTCGTGGCCCTGGTCGCGCTCCTCTGGTGGATGGGCCGGCGCATGACTCTGGGGCGGCCGCGGAACCGGCTCGACCTGGCGGCTCCAGGGGCTGGCTGTGCCCTTGCGCTCGTGCTGAGCTGCGTGACGTTCGCCGTGTGGTTCGTGAACCCGTACGCGGCGCTGATGCTGGTGCCGGCGCTTCACCTCTGGTTGATCGCCTCGATCGCGCGCGTGCCGGATCGGGGACCCCTCCCGGTCGCGCTGCTGCTCGTGGGCCTCGTACCGCTGGCGGTGGTTGTCCTCTATTACATGAGCCGCCTGTCGCTCAACCCGCTCGAGGGGCTGTGGTACGTGTTCCTGCTCGTCACGAGCGGCTCGATCGGTTTTGTGGCGTCGCTCTGCGCGTGCGTGTACGCCGGCCTGTTCGTGTCGCTCGTCTCGATCCTCGTGGCTCGTGCGCGCCGCCCTCGCCAGGCGAAGGCCGAGAAGCCGCAGCGCCCCGCCGTGTTCGGCCCAGGTGGCTATGCGGGCCCGGGCTCGCTCGGCGGAACCGAGTCCGCGTTGCGCCGGTGATGCTTGGACGCTCGTTCTATCGAGCCGCTCTGGAGGTCTTGACGATAAGGAGCGCGGAGGCACCGAGGCAGTTCATCCGCTTCGCTCAGCCGGCTCGCGCCCAAGCAGGCGACCTCTGTCGACCCTATGTTTTGGACACGTGAGCACGAGCCGAGATTCGGAAGAGTGGGTGAGCTTGAACGCGATCGATCCTGATCTTGTTCGCCGGGTGGCGGGCGGCCGGTACCAGGTGGATCCGCACGCGGTGGCGGATGCGATGCTGCGGCGCCGGGCGCGCCTCAACGAGCTGCGCAGGCTCTCACGAATGCTCGTAGCCGGTGAGGGAGACCTCCCGTCCCCCGGCTCCAAGCAGCAGTAGGCCGCTTCCCTCGCGCACCTCGCCGATCCAGGTGACCGGCAGCGGCGCCGCCGCGCGCTCCAGCGCCTCGCGCGTGTCGGGCGGAGCCGTGAACAGCAGCTCGAAGTCCTCACCGGCGACGGCGGCGAGCTCGAGCGGGTCGCGTCCCAGACGCTCCGCCGCCTCGCGCAGCCCCGGAGCCAGCGGCGCGCGCTCGAGCTCCACCACCACCTCCACGCCGCTGCGCTCGGCGATGTGCCGCGCATCGGTGGCGATCCCG
This portion of the Thermoleophilaceae bacterium genome encodes:
- a CDS encoding trehalose-6-phosphate synthase; protein product: MTQNARLVLVSNRGPATFERDEEGEVHVTRGGGGLVTALTGLVNHRDALWVASAMTEEDARQSREHGGRAFDCEVDDVSYRVRLVESDPEAYDRFYNVVANPLLWFIQHYLWDLSNAPDIRQNEVDAFERGYRAVNDDLARAVLEEIDGEDAVVMLHDYHLYTAPRTIRRSAPDAFLHHFVHIPWTQPDAWRVLPRDLREEIFEGILSNDIVGFHTRSYKRNFLLCCRELFDMDVDEDAGVVHFEGREVWVRAYPLPISAESFTRTAARLQVREYEEELLRRRREHMILRVDRADLSKNVLRGFTAFDLFLTQHPEFRENVTFIAQLMPSRQDVPEYAEYLEKIEALVAVVNHRHGTTDWMPIDLKLRENLDEAVASYKHYDLLIVNAMFDGMNLVAKEGPLVNERAGVSLLSENTGAHEELAEFALSVNPFDVQEQADAIYRALTMSQEERAWRADGLKRIVTSRNPGDWVDDQLADIEAKRRGEAPPSNAPTGRFAQR
- a CDS encoding glycosyltransferase, with translation MAVGHKSLADYTHLVGRPLVEEIRELAEALQGLKVLHLSATAFGGGVSEILYTLVPLMRDVGIEAEWQIMIGREEFYNVTKLMHNSLQGSEQTISDDEWVIYERYNRINALELSDGWDVVIVHDPQPAAVRQHVPEKARKWVWRCHIDLSTPNPETIEHVVPLVREYDDSVFHLQDYVPSGLNGASDQKIHICPPAIDPLSPKNMALSPEDAAFVCDQFGVDVDRPLICQVSRFDPWKDPIGVIDAYRQVTEQLPEVQLALVGSMATDDPEGWEFFNSTLEYAQGDPDIKILNNLNNVGAIEVNAFQSQADVVIQKSTREGFGLTVSEALWKARPFIGGDVGGIPLQVKDGETGFLVSSPEQCARRSLEILKEPELGKQLARAGKEHVRRHFLTPRLLRDWLRIFSDSA
- a CDS encoding inositol monophosphatase family protein, yielding MNELPALTRQLALALRERVLPLLGSHAARAHEEQLAKGGDVTFAIDAEAEELLASFLAERAPNVAFYSEDRGLVLPGGEADTVLIVDPIDGTRPALAGFESCCVSVAAAPLHEGVTMGEVSVGCVVEIPSGTVFLAERGRGLVEGPPVRLSPNERLDRMFWVYGFRGRPVRLYMELLGPLIEGSSVGGGSFELGSASYDMTRVLTGQLDAYIEPGPRLIDELPVTRSEFERVGGGAVLNNTPYDIAAATLCLEEAGAIVTDAAGRSLADRPLLGSGPEHQMSVVASAGPRLHARLIEELDAGMERVAFSLAGAQETESR
- a CDS encoding trypsin-like peptidase domain-containing protein; the protein is MRRAAALICATAALAAVGCGGGGGGGSSSSSTVAGSGPVTVQNTKVQVVGRGGGEVAGGFNAAAIYHQYAPGVVTVISVLPGSSGGGLFGGGGSPSEEALGSGFVLDGNGDIATNAHVVTSGTGANIKRASAVYIEFPNHDRVPAKIVGDDPNADVALLKVSPSGLKLTPLPLGNSARLIVGAPVAAIGSPFGEEQSLSVGVISGVNRSITSLTSFDINNAIQTDAAINHGNSGGPLLNARGQVIGINSQIKSTGGGGEGVGFAVPVNTVRRSIDQLKSNGKVSYSYIGVSSVDLYPQLAQHLGIDAQTGALVAKVEPGSPAAKAHLQAGTSVISFQGDSRIPKGGDAIVAVDGKPVRGSTDLGNLIASRDPGTKVTLSVVNGHNHRNVTVTLAPRPSSATP
- a CDS encoding HAMP domain-containing sensor histidine kinase; protein product: MFFAVIAVAFAVIFIVVVPQLQTNLEKQRVNELRRVVPVFSSGFVDTLASKQTEQERDDFVRSVGDSADADVTVFQQPPELWLTYNSRVSPEVSASRALASEAYRTGHIEAGVENVNGRRTAQAAVPIKRAGQKRPKAIVVYARDLADVRDAVALIRNRLLIAGGIALLIALIGGYAVAWALARRVRRLEMAAKEVAAGNFIEPLPEDSEDELGQLTRTFNEMQVQLARVDSARREFIANASHELRTPIFSLGGFVELLQDEELDEDTRTEFLWLMREQVERLQKLAVSLLDLSRIDAGSLELNPEDVDLSELAREVAGEFTPAVTNHHTRLQLSLPEADVEAICDRERVAQIMRILLDNALRHTPEGTRVTVSADRINGTAEITVADTGPGVPGPAADRVFERFFTGDAARGSGLGLAIARELANRMSGKIELRSQPGKTAFTLALPAADRNGSA
- a CDS encoding response regulator transcription factor; protein product: MSPQPARILLVDDEQSVQKLLSYPLRKEGYEVVPALDGEEALERCRVQNFDLIVLDVMLPKLDGFDVCRQIRAQSSVPIIMLTAKAEEFDKVLGLELGADDYITKPFSMREFRSRVKAVLRRSDLLREEQRDEEPLAAGELSIDFAKRTVEIRGEPVRLTYVEFEILSILARNPGRVFSRTMILDRLWGDSSYRDPRTIDVHIRHLREKIERDPKDPEFLFTVRGVGYHFRDR